From the Temnothorax longispinosus isolate EJ_2023e chromosome 6, Tlon_JGU_v1, whole genome shotgun sequence genome, one window contains:
- the LOC139815408 gene encoding uncharacterized protein — MDRLAAAPLVGRRNRTIGMRPVDVTLAVAEKLLRTVYSRAKIAAPARFQVDDPVRVSKFKTIFEKGYTPNWTTEIFCMAKVQRTYPVTYLLKDIRGEAIAGGFYEHELLRVFNPDVYLVEKVMRKRGNRAYVKWLGVDSSHNSWIDKASVL; from the coding sequence ATGGATAGACTCGCTGCCGCGCCTCTTGTTGGTCGCAGAAACAGAACGATCGGAATGCGTCCGGTGGACGTGACGCTCGCCGTCGCCGAAAAACTGCTGCGCACGGTGTACAGTCGCGCAAAgatcgccgcgccggcgagaTTTCAAGTCGACGATCCGGTGCGCGTGAGCAAATTCAAAACGATCTTCGAAAAAGGCTACACTCCCAATTGGACCACCGAGATATTTTGCATGGCCAAAGTACAAAGGACCTATCCCGTTACGTATCTGCTGAAAGACATTCGCGGAGAAGCGATAGCCGGAGGATTCTACGAACACGAGTTGTTACGCGTCTTCAATCCCGACGTCTATCTCGTGGAAAAAGTCATGCGTAAGCGCGGCAATCGAGCGTACGTGAAGTGGCTAGGAGTGGACAGTTCGCACAATTCGTGGATAGATAAGGCGTCTGTGTTgtaa
- the LOC139814920 gene encoding uncharacterized protein, translating to MNDCAIVLPNEDDKWLSFDNHDRKERLPFVVYADLECFLEQRERENAEGGARTERYAYQRHVPFSLSYYLCCTYDDTVSTYRYRRGEDCVLWFVNELRVLARHAKIKFVANISMVKLTEDKKLEFQRATHCHVCRKAFQPEDMRVRDHCHLKGRYRGPAHSRCNLNYRNVYVILVFFHNLSGYDAHFIIEKIANDFEGGVDLLPLTNYISFSKTVKETQTDGMWNRFVKLRFVDSYKFLAASILTSLTSYLDKDKLKITRSEHADLSTEDLDLLTRKGVFPYEYVDSVDKLRETELPPREVFYSSLTDETASESDYEHATRVWRRFRVRDLGEYSDLYLKTDVLLLADIVGNFRDTCLASYGLDPAYYYTLPGYTWDAMLRYTGVRFELLTDIDMALFVERGIRGGLSQCSLRYARANNRHVPTYDSSQPTTYLMYYDVNNLYGWAMCESLPYANFQWLDDPENFDVTTVPADSDVGYILEVDLEYPRDLHDAHADLPLCPTRDKPPGKLQEKLLATLYNKSRYVMHYRNLQQCLRLGLRLTRVCRVLRFAQSPWLRGYIELNTTFRMRASNEFQRNLYKLMNNAVFGKTMENVRDHVDVRLVTRWDGRYGAEALIGRPNFHSRSVFSENLVAIELRKLEVKFNKPVYVGMSILEISKTCFYEFHYDYMMPLYGDRCRIAYTDTDSLIYSLECADAYELMRRDIDRFDTSDYAENNAHGMPRVNKKVPGLMKDENNGAIMTEFVGLRAKMYTYKDYVACLRNARELKTHQSWIRSTLHEVYTVSEQKLALSSHDDKRYVTLDSEETLPWGHYGILL from the exons ATGAACGATTGCGCCATCGTTCTTCCGAACGAGGACGATAAGTGGCTGTCGTTCGACAATCACGACAGAAAGGAGCGACTCCCCTTCGTAGTGTACGCGGATCTGGAGTGTTTTCTCGAAcaacgggagagagagaatgccGAAGGGGGCGCAAGAACGGAAAGATACGCTTATCAGCGTCACGTACCGTTCAGCCTGAGCTACTATCTGTGCTGCACCTACGACGATACCGTATCCACGTACAGATATCGTCGCGGCGAGGACTGCGTTTTGTGGTTCGTGAACGAGCTTCGCGTTCTCGCACGTCACGCTAAGATTAAATTCGTCGCCAATATATCGATGGTAAAACTTACGGAGGACAAGAAACTCGAATTTCAGCGCGCGACGCATTGTCACGTGTGTCGGAAAGCGTTCCAACCAGAGGACATGCGCGTGCGAGATCACTGTCATCTAAAGGGACGCTACAGAGGTCCGGCGCATTCTCGTTGCAATCTGAATTACAGAAACGTGTACGTGATTCTCGTGTTCTTCCACAATCTGTCGGGTTACGACGCGCATTTTATCATCGAGAAAATCGCGAACGATTTTGAGGGTGGGGTCGATCTCCTGCCGCTTACGAATTACATATCTTTCTCGAAGACCGTTAAGGAGACGCAAACGGACGGGATGTGGAATCGATTCGTAAAGCTTCGATTCGTAGACTCGTACAAATTTTTAGCCGCGAGTATCCTGACGTCCCTGACGTCCTATCTGGACAAGGACAAGCTGAAAATAACGCGCTCGGAGCACGCGGATTTGAGCACGGAGGATCTCGATCTGCTCACTCGCAAGGGAGTATTTCCGTACGAGTACGTCGACAGCGTGGACAAACTGCGGGAGACCGAGCTTCCGCCGCGCGAGGTTTTTTACAGCTCCCTGACCGACgagaccgcgagcgaaagcgaCTACGAGCACGCGACGAGAGTCTGGCGACGTTTTCGCGTGCGAGATCTCGGCGAGTACAGCGATCTGTATCTCAAGACCGACGTGCTTCTTCTGGCGGATATCGTTGGAAATTTTCGGGACACGTGTTTAGCGAGTTACGGGCTGGATCCcgcgtattattatacgttgCCGGGGTACACGTGGGACGCCATGCTGAGGTACACCGGCGTGCGTTTCGAGCTGCTCACCGACATTGACATGGCGCTGTTCGTGGAACGCGGAATACGCGGCGGCCTCAGTCAATGTTCGCTCAGGTACGCGCGAGCCAACAACAGGCACGTACCGACGTACGACTCGTCCCAGCCCACTACGTATCTCATGTATTACGACGTGAACAATCTGTACGGCTGGGCTATGTGCGAATCGCTGCCGTACGCGAATTTCCAGTGGCTCGACGACCCTGAGAATTTCGACGTGACGACCGTGCCGGCGGACAGCGACGTTGGTTACATTCTGGAGGTGGATCTCGAGTATCCGCGGGACCTGCACGACGCCCACGCGGACCTGCCGCTGTGCccgacgcgcgataaaccgCCCGGTAAGTTGCAGGAGAAACTGCTCGCTACTCTCTACAACAAATCGCGCTACGTGATGCACTATCGAAACTTGCAGCAATGTCTGCGACTCGGTTTGCGTCTGACGCGCGTTTGTCGAGTGCTGCGATTCGCCCAGTCACCGTGGCTTCGCGGGTACATCGAGCTGAACACGACGTTCAGGATGCGCGCGAGCAACGAGTTCCAACGTAATTTGTACAAACTGATGAACAATGCCGTCTTCGGCAAAACGATGGAGAACGTGCGCGATCATGTGGACGTGCGTCTCGTGACGCGATGGGACGGGAGGTACGGCGCGGAGGCGTTGATCGGCAGACCGAACTTTCACAGCAGGAGCGTCTTCTCGGAGAATCTGGTGGCGATCGAGCTGCGAAAGCTCGAGGTAAAATTCAACAAGCCGGTCTACGTGGGTATGTCTATTCTCGAGATATCCAAGACGTGTTTCTACGAGTTTCACTACGACTACATGATGCCGTTGTATGGCGACCGGTGTCGAATTGCTTACACGGATACCGATAGTCTGATCTATTCGCTGGAGTGTGCAGACGCGTACGAGCTTATGAGACGCGACATAGACAGATTCGACACGAGCGATTACGCGGAGAATAACGCGCATGGTATGCCGCGCGTCAACAAGAAGGTGCCCGGTCTGATGAAGGACGAGAACAACGGCGCAATCATGACGGAGTTCGTGGGTCTCAGAGCGAAGATGTACACTTACAAG GATTACGTGGCGTGTCTGCGGAACGCGCGCGAGCTGAAGACGCACCAGTCGTGGATACGCTCGACGTTGCACGAGGTTTACACCGTGTCGGAGCAAAAACTAGCTCTCAGTTCGCACGACGATAAGCGATACGTGACGTTGGACAGCGAGGAAACGCTTCCGTGGGGACATTACGGAATACTGCTGTAA